Genomic segment of Cronobacter dublinensis subsp. dublinensis LMG 23823:
GTAGACGTTTACTCCGTTTCTACCGACACCCACTTCACCCACAAAGCGTGGCACAGCAGCTCCGACACCATCGCGAAAATCAAATACGCGATGATCGGCGACCCGACTGGCGCCCTGACCCGTAACTTCGAAATCATGCGTGAAGACGAAGGTCTGGCTGACCGCGGTACGTTCATCGTTGACCCGCAGGGCATTATCCAGGCTATCGAAATTACTGCTGAAGGCATCGGCCGCGACGCGTCTGACCTGCTGCGTAAAATCAAAGCGGCGCAGTATGTTGCTTCCCACCCAGGCGAAGTTTGCCCGGCTAAGTGGAAAGAAGGCGATGCGACTCTGGCGCCGTCTCTGGACCTGGTTGGCAAAATCTAATTTTTCTTCGGCTTTTGCTGCATAGCTGTGCTGGCATCACTCTCGCGCCCCGGTCACTTACTTTTGTAAGCTCCCGGGGACTTAAGAGTTCGCCGCCTTGCTCTGCAACAAAAATCCTTCGAAAAATACAGGCATTATCACGGGTGCAGTTCTGCACCCGTTTTTTTGAAAACGCTTTTACGCGCTCTCATTTAAGTTGCAACGCGGCGCGGCCTGTTCGAGGCGGCTTAAATGAGGAAGCGTAAGCTCAGGAGAAAATTATGCTCGACACAAACATGAAAACCCAGCTCAAGGCCTATCTTGAGCGTCTGACAAAACCTGTTGAGTTAGTGGCCACGCTGGATGACAGCGCGAAATCAGCAGAGATCAAAGAACTGCTGACGGAAATCGCTGAGCTGTCTGACAAAGTCTCTTTCCGGGAAGACAACAGCCTCGCAGCGCGTAAACCTTCATTTTTAATCACCAACCCAGGCTCTACTCAGGGTCCGAGCTTTGCGGGTTCGCCGCTCGGCCACGAGTTCACCTCGCTGGTGCTGGCGCTGCTCTGGACCGGCGGTCATCCGTCGAAAGAAGCGCAGTCGCTGCTTGAGCAGATCCGCGATCTGGATGGCGATTTTGAGTTCGAAACCTACTACTCGCTCTCCTGCCACAACTGCCCGGATGTCGTGCAGGCGCTGAACCTGATGGCGGTACTGAACCCGCGCATCAAGCACACGGCTATTGATGGCGCGGTGTTCCAGAATGAAATCACCGAGCGCAATGTGATGGGTGTTCCGGCAGTCTTTATGAACGGCGTGGAGTTTGGCTCTGGCCGTATGACCCTTGCGGAAATCGTGGCGAAAGTGGACACCGGCGCGGAAAAACGCGCGGCGGAAGAGCTGAACCAGCGTGACGCCTACGACGTGCTGATTGTCGGCTCCGGCCCGGCGGGCGCGGCGGCGGCGGTATACTCCGCGCGTAAAGGCATTCGTACCGGCCTGATGGGTGAGCGTTTCGGCGGCCAGGTGCTCGACACCGTGGATATCGAAAACTACATCTCCGTGCCGAAAACCGAAGGCCAGAAACTGGCGGGCGCGCTGAAAGCGCACGTGGACGACTACGATGTAGACGTTATCGACACCCAGAGCGCGACGAAGCTTATCCCGGCGGCGACCGAAGGCGGCCTGCATCAGATCCAAACCGCCTCCGGCGCGGTGCTGAAAGCGCGCAGCGTGATCGTGGCGACCGGCGCGAAATGGCGCAACATGGGCGTGCCGGGCGAAGATCAGTATCGCACCAAAGGCGTGACCTACTGCCCGCACTGCGACGGCCCGCTGTTTAAAGGCAAACGCGTGGCGGTGATCGGCGGCGGTAACTCCGGCGTGGAAGCGGCGATTGATCTTGCGGGTATCGTTGAGCACGTGACCCTGCTGGAGTTCGCACCTGACATGAAAGCCGACCAGGTATTGCAGGATAAACTGCGCAGCCTGAAAAACGTCGACATCATTCTGAACGCGATGACTACCGAAGTGAAAGGCGACGGCACGAGGCTGACCGGTCTGGATTACCAGGATCGCGTCACCGGCTCCGTGAAGCATCTGGAAGTGGCAGGGATCTTCGTGCAGATTGGTCTGCTGCCGAACACCACCTGGCTTGAAGGCGCTATCGAGCGTAACCGCATGGGCGAAATTATCATCGACGCCAAATGCGAAACCAGCGTGAAAGGCGTATTCGCGGCCGGCGACTGCACCACCGTGCCGTACAAACAGATTATCATCGCCACCGGCGAAGGCGCGAAAGCGTCGCTGAGCGCCTTTGATTATCTGATTCGCACCAAAACCGCGTAAGAATAAGAAAGTAAGACACCTGCGCAAAAGCCGCCCACAAGGGCGGCTTTTTTATTGGCGGATTGGGTGGGCAGCGGTGTAGTCACTGGCGGGCGCGCGTTGCTTACCTGCCCTACAACGTTTGCAACCGTAATGCTGAGTGCCAGCGCACCCGCCATTTATGCCCAGATCACCCGCAATTTATGCGACTGACGTTATCGCACCACAAAAACCGGCACATGGGCGTGCCGCACGACGCTTGAAGCGTTTGAGCCTAACAGGTGGGTGCTGATTGACGGATCGCGCGAGCCGATCACTACCACGTCGGCGCTTAGCTCTTTCGCCATCGCGTTGACTTCATCGCGCACGCTGCCGAACCGGATATGGCTGTGCAGGCGGTCTTCCGGCAGGGTGAAATGGTGCTTCAGGGTTTGCAGACGCGCGTTCGCCTCGGCTTCGAGATGCTCTTCAAACCGGCGGATATCGGCGGCGA
This window contains:
- the ahpC gene encoding alkyl hydroperoxide reductase subunit C encodes the protein MSLINTKIKPFKNMAFKNGEFIEVTEKNTEGRWSVFFFYPADFTFVCPTELGDVADHHDELQKLGVDVYSVSTDTHFTHKAWHSSSDTIAKIKYAMIGDPTGALTRNFEIMREDEGLADRGTFIVDPQGIIQAIEITAEGIGRDASDLLRKIKAAQYVASHPGEVCPAKWKEGDATLAPSLDLVGKI
- the ahpF gene encoding alkyl hydroperoxide reductase subunit F, producing the protein MLDTNMKTQLKAYLERLTKPVELVATLDDSAKSAEIKELLTEIAELSDKVSFREDNSLAARKPSFLITNPGSTQGPSFAGSPLGHEFTSLVLALLWTGGHPSKEAQSLLEQIRDLDGDFEFETYYSLSCHNCPDVVQALNLMAVLNPRIKHTAIDGAVFQNEITERNVMGVPAVFMNGVEFGSGRMTLAEIVAKVDTGAEKRAAEELNQRDAYDVLIVGSGPAGAAAAVYSARKGIRTGLMGERFGGQVLDTVDIENYISVPKTEGQKLAGALKAHVDDYDVDVIDTQSATKLIPAATEGGLHQIQTASGAVLKARSVIVATGAKWRNMGVPGEDQYRTKGVTYCPHCDGPLFKGKRVAVIGGGNSGVEAAIDLAGIVEHVTLLEFAPDMKADQVLQDKLRSLKNVDIILNAMTTEVKGDGTRLTGLDYQDRVTGSVKHLEVAGIFVQIGLLPNTTWLEGAIERNRMGEIIIDAKCETSVKGVFAAGDCTTVPYKQIIIATGEGAKASLSAFDYLIRTKTA
- the uspG gene encoding universal stress protein UspG produces the protein MYNTILMPVDVFEMELSDKAIAHAEFLAQQSGIIHLLHVLPGSANLSLHRFAADIRRFEEHLEAEANARLQTLKHHFTLPEDRLHSHIRFGSVRDEVNAMAKELSADVVVIGSRDPSISTHLLGSNASSVVRHAHVPVFVVR